The proteins below come from a single Rhodanobacter sp. LX-99 genomic window:
- a CDS encoding serine/threonine-protein kinase, translating to MSQPTATGIYAQMDLAPGTLLAGRFRIEALLGVGGMGVVYRARDIALDVPVAIKLLRPELAMRPDSFERFRQELLLARQVSSPHVVRIHDLAQHDGHWLISMDYVDGEGLDHRIDRDPLPLEDALRIARQIALGLQAAHARGVVHRDLKPANVLIDRQGNAYISDFGVARSLASSGLTHAGMGGVVGTPDYLSPEQARGDPVDTRSDLYALGLILHEMLTGMPAFRSATAAEAIAQRLVRSPPPVTRERPDLPGWVARLAERLLRPQPAHRLPDAAAAIEAIDRRAMPHDFRPRRRAWFAMAALLALVGVGGTLWWTTRDRGAAVAAPPLHRVLVLPLRGAAVPVPRLVALDAYLRATIFALPGVASVDTERTHQALRQLDAAGSDPDPATLRRLVVADRTLSSELRQREGHWYVHAELRGDRAAAQALDGPPAADAVAAFRAWLTQPALGRALGTDTAVPELRLPAATATLDAFGAALQAREGDKFAAALDGLRAITKSERNDPVLWLVQLRLAQAIGERDIARDAIEQGQRAANTAPARLQRVFAAEHALHDGDVPGAIAQWRTQLAQTPDDTLTDLQLARAQGSGGDYGAAIARLTLFTTRDSDDPRAWFELGKFSILQGEARRAVDDYLVRALVLYKRSRNLYGVATTVNALGIGYSRLGQTANAEEQYRKAVALQREVGNRRGVATSLRNLANVLSLRGAFDEAGDELAQARALNAELDDREGLAAVDNELGVLAEERGDYRGALEAYRRALQGWQQAGDAHGLAQALNDIGFANYQLGHYDDAQSYWQRAAESDAGLGDTGRIRTGQNLGLLAAARGRWQQAGELQQRALAEAEKQQMPEETAVSRRNLAELALMQGDVAGSLAQADKAIALFRQREDRRGEADTRLLRVQALLAAGAATDAQRELKPLEAGDAGASREQRARVEIARAELALHADQTREASAALDRAQPLADASGVRELQLRVALLRARIDPRADAGLDAATAALGNAELRLDWLTLAMQRALAAHDAAAALRAYREATSLMRGSEVLDAAQIHTLGARAQRLAGDNPAAADAEHAATVALAGFRAKLPADLRGAAGTSVQRMGMGETTP from the coding sequence ATGAGCCAGCCCACCGCCACCGGCATCTATGCGCAAATGGATCTCGCCCCCGGCACCCTGCTGGCCGGGCGTTTTCGTATCGAGGCGCTGCTCGGCGTGGGCGGCATGGGCGTGGTCTACCGTGCCCGCGACATCGCGCTCGACGTACCGGTGGCGATCAAGCTGTTGCGGCCGGAACTGGCGATGCGGCCGGATTCGTTCGAGCGCTTCCGCCAGGAGCTGCTGCTCGCGCGCCAGGTGTCGAGCCCGCATGTGGTGCGCATCCACGACCTCGCCCAGCACGACGGCCATTGGCTGATCAGCATGGACTACGTCGATGGGGAAGGACTGGACCATCGCATCGACCGTGACCCGCTGCCGCTCGAGGATGCGCTGCGGATCGCGCGACAGATTGCGCTCGGCCTGCAGGCGGCGCATGCGCGCGGGGTGGTGCATCGCGACCTCAAGCCGGCCAACGTGCTGATCGACCGCCAGGGCAATGCCTACATCAGCGATTTCGGCGTCGCCCGCTCGCTCGCCAGCAGCGGCCTTACCCACGCCGGCATGGGCGGCGTGGTCGGCACGCCCGACTACCTCTCGCCGGAGCAGGCGCGCGGTGACCCGGTCGACACGCGCAGCGACCTCTACGCGCTGGGCCTGATCCTGCACGAGATGTTGACCGGCATGCCCGCGTTCCGGAGCGCCACCGCCGCCGAGGCGATCGCGCAACGGCTGGTGCGCTCGCCGCCACCGGTCACGCGCGAACGCCCCGACCTGCCAGGCTGGGTTGCGCGGCTTGCCGAACGGCTGTTGCGACCGCAGCCCGCGCATCGGCTGCCGGATGCGGCCGCGGCGATCGAGGCGATCGATCGCCGCGCGATGCCGCACGATTTCCGCCCGCGCCGACGTGCATGGTTCGCGATGGCGGCCTTGCTGGCCCTGGTCGGTGTCGGCGGCACGCTGTGGTGGACAACACGCGACAGGGGCGCCGCCGTCGCCGCGCCGCCGCTGCACCGTGTGCTGGTGCTGCCGCTGCGCGGTGCGGCGGTGCCGGTGCCGCGTCTGGTCGCGCTGGATGCTTACCTGCGCGCAACCATCTTCGCCCTGCCCGGCGTGGCCAGCGTCGATACCGAACGAACACACCAGGCGCTGCGCCAGCTCGATGCGGCCGGCAGCGACCCCGATCCGGCCACGCTGCGTCGCCTCGTCGTCGCCGACCGCACGTTGTCCTCCGAACTGCGCCAACGCGAAGGCCACTGGTACGTGCACGCCGAACTGCGCGGGGACCGCGCCGCGGCACAGGCCCTCGACGGCCCGCCCGCGGCTGACGCCGTCGCCGCGTTCCGCGCGTGGCTGACGCAGCCGGCCCTGGGTCGCGCACTCGGCACGGATACGGCCGTACCGGAACTGCGCCTGCCCGCCGCGACTGCCACGCTCGACGCGTTCGGTGCCGCCTTGCAGGCGCGTGAGGGCGACAAGTTCGCCGCGGCGCTGGACGGTCTGCGCGCCATCACCAAGAGCGAACGCAACGATCCCGTGCTGTGGCTGGTCCAGCTCCGGCTGGCGCAGGCGATCGGCGAGCGCGACATCGCGCGCGATGCGATCGAACAGGGACAACGCGCCGCCAATACGGCGCCTGCACGGTTGCAGCGCGTGTTTGCCGCGGAGCATGCGCTGCACGACGGCGACGTGCCCGGCGCGATCGCGCAATGGCGTACGCAACTCGCGCAGACTCCCGACGATACCCTGACCGATCTGCAGCTCGCGCGCGCCCAGGGCAGCGGCGGCGATTACGGCGCCGCGATCGCCCGGTTGACGCTATTCACCACGCGCGACAGCGACGACCCGCGCGCCTGGTTCGAGCTGGGCAAGTTCTCGATCCTGCAGGGCGAAGCGAGACGCGCTGTCGACGACTACCTGGTGCGTGCGCTGGTGCTGTACAAGCGCAGCCGCAACCTCTACGGCGTGGCCACGACGGTCAACGCGCTCGGCATCGGCTACAGCCGCCTCGGCCAGACCGCCAACGCCGAGGAGCAATACCGCAAGGCAGTGGCATTGCAACGCGAGGTCGGCAACCGTCGCGGCGTGGCCACCAGCCTGCGCAATCTTGCCAACGTGCTGAGCCTGCGCGGTGCCTTCGACGAGGCGGGCGACGAGCTCGCGCAGGCCCGCGCGCTGAATGCCGAACTCGACGACCGCGAGGGTCTGGCCGCAGTCGACAACGAACTCGGTGTGCTCGCCGAGGAACGCGGCGACTATCGCGGCGCGCTCGAAGCCTACCGTCGCGCCCTGCAGGGCTGGCAGCAGGCCGGCGACGCGCACGGACTGGCGCAGGCGCTCAACGATATCGGCTTCGCCAACTACCAGCTCGGCCACTACGACGATGCGCAGAGCTACTGGCAGCGTGCCGCAGAGAGCGACGCCGGACTCGGCGACACCGGTCGCATCCGCACCGGGCAGAACCTGGGCCTGCTGGCTGCAGCGCGCGGCCGCTGGCAGCAGGCCGGCGAACTGCAGCAACGCGCACTGGCCGAAGCCGAGAAACAGCAGATGCCCGAGGAGACCGCCGTGAGCCGGCGCAACCTGGCCGAACTCGCGCTGATGCAGGGCGACGTGGCCGGCTCGCTCGCCCAGGCCGACAAGGCGATCGCCCTGTTCCGCCAGCGCGAGGACCGGCGTGGCGAAGCCGACACGCGCCTGCTGCGCGTGCAGGCCCTGCTCGCCGCGGGCGCCGCAACCGACGCGCAACGCGAACTCAAGCCACTCGAAGCGGGCGACGCCGGCGCTTCCCGCGAACAGCGCGCGCGCGTCGAAATCGCGCGCGCGGAGCTGGCGCTGCATGCCGACCAGACGCGCGAGGCGAGCGCGGCACTGGATCGCGCGCAGCCGTTGGCCGACGCCTCGGGCGTGCGCGAACTGCAGTTGCGGGTGGCGCTGCTGCGCGCACGCATCGACCCGCGCGCCGATGCCGGACTGGACGCGGCGACTGCAGCGCTCGGCAACGCCGAATTGCGGCTGGACTGGCTGACCCTGGCGATGCAGCGTGCGCTTGCCGCGCACGATGCCGCCGCCGCGCTGCGCGCCTACCGCGAGGCGACCAGCCTGATGCGCGGCAGCGAGGTGCTCGATGCGGCGCAAATCCACACCCTTGGCGCACGCGCCCAGCGCCTGGCCGGCGACAACCCCGCCGCGGCAGACGCCGAGCACGCCGCGACTGTCGCGCTGGCCGGCTTCCGCGCCAAACTGCCTGCCGACCTGCGCGGCGCGGCCGGCACATCCGTCCAGCGCATGGGAATGGGCGAAACTACGCCATGA
- the speD gene encoding adenosylmethionine decarboxylase, translated as MVKPLPRLRLQGFNNLTKALSFNIYDICYAVSEDQRRRYIEYIDEQYDADRLTQILTDVAEIIGANILNIARQDYDPQGASVTMLISEEPVVEKLGRDSIAGAVVAHMDKSHITVHTYPETHPHNGIATFRADIDVATCGVISPLKALNYLIDSFESDIVVCDYRVRGFTRDVKGKKHFIDHKINSVQDYLAKHIRQKYEMFDVNVYQENMFHTKMHIKDFDLDTYLFESHADDLSFKERQRIESLLRREIEELFHGRNLM; from the coding sequence GTGGTCAAACCACTTCCCCGTCTGCGCCTGCAGGGCTTCAACAACCTGACCAAGGCGTTGAGCTTCAACATCTACGACATCTGCTACGCGGTGTCCGAGGACCAGCGCCGGCGCTACATCGAGTACATCGATGAGCAGTACGACGCCGACCGCCTGACCCAGATCCTCACCGACGTGGCCGAGATCATCGGCGCGAACATCCTCAACATCGCACGCCAGGACTACGACCCGCAGGGCGCCTCGGTGACCATGCTGATCTCCGAGGAGCCGGTGGTGGAGAAGCTCGGCCGCGACTCGATCGCGGGCGCCGTGGTCGCGCACATGGACAAGAGCCACATCACCGTCCACACCTACCCGGAAACGCATCCGCACAACGGCATCGCCACGTTCCGCGCGGACATCGACGTGGCCACCTGCGGCGTGATCTCGCCGCTGAAGGCGTTGAACTACCTGATCGACAGCTTCGAATCGGACATCGTGGTGTGCGACTACCGCGTGCGCGGCTTCACCCGCGACGTGAAGGGCAAGAAGCACTTCATCGACCACAAGATCAATTCGGTGCAGGACTACCTGGCCAAGCACATCCGCCAGAAGTACGAGATGTTCGACGTCAACGTGTACCAGGAAAACATGTTCCACACGAAGATGCACATCAAGGACTTCGACCTCGACACCTACCTGTTCGAGTCGCACGCCGACGACCTCTCGTTCAAGGAGCGCCAGCGCATCGAGTCGCTGCTGCGCCGCGAGATCGAGGAACTGTTCCACGGCCGCAACCTGATGTGA
- a CDS encoding DUF6689 family protein, protein MLKSTLAAKLLLGSVLGLCASLASAQNLPVTVAVAGNVATVRVDLPTQQTLAEVILTFDDSLGLNAGSLGVSARLVDASDPALLSRLPDGSLNRLDPSFPLMVTIEPPTLGGLSFQRTVRVEVHTHALAYAAGSQLRLFKAPLNGSFRDITDEIAPGSVRARGTTGGFSQFLVLADLRPTSTVVTGKFARLQSLIALLPLSERGPLQVNADTAQSALDQGQYGDALAALDQLRARVATRAGTAIPSQWRATRDTDNQAGELLAATATLSFSIGYQRDFGR, encoded by the coding sequence ACTGGCGTCAGCGCAGAACCTGCCGGTCACGGTGGCCGTCGCCGGCAACGTGGCAACGGTGCGGGTCGACCTGCCCACGCAGCAGACACTGGCCGAAGTGATCCTGACCTTCGACGACAGCCTCGGCCTGAATGCCGGCAGCCTCGGCGTAAGCGCACGGCTGGTGGATGCGTCGGACCCGGCGCTGCTGTCGCGACTGCCCGACGGCAGCTTGAACCGGCTGGATCCGTCATTCCCGCTGATGGTCACGATCGAACCGCCGACACTCGGCGGGCTCAGCTTTCAGCGCACGGTGCGCGTCGAGGTGCATACGCATGCGCTGGCCTATGCGGCCGGCAGCCAGCTGCGCCTGTTCAAGGCGCCGCTGAACGGCAGCTTCCGCGACATCACCGACGAGATTGCGCCAGGCAGTGTGCGCGCACGCGGCACCACCGGAGGCTTCTCGCAGTTCCTGGTGCTGGCCGATCTGCGCCCTACCAGCACGGTGGTGACCGGCAAGTTCGCCCGGCTGCAGTCGCTGATCGCGCTGCTGCCGCTGTCCGAACGCGGGCCGCTGCAGGTGAACGCGGACACGGCGCAGAGCGCGCTGGACCAGGGCCAGTACGGCGATGCGTTGGCCGCGCTCGACCAGCTGCGCGCGCGCGTGGCGACCCGGGCCGGCACGGCCATCCCGTCGCAATGGCGCGCCACCCGCGACACCGACAACCAGGCCGGCGAACTGCTGGCCGCCACCGCCACGCTCTCGTTCAGCATCGGCTATCAGCGCGATTTCGGTCGCTGA
- a CDS encoding response regulator transcription factor, whose product MPPIPIRVLLVDDHTLVRESLVGILQSDGDIEVIAQAADGVEAVDKALATRPDIVVTDLSMPRLNGIEVVRRLRQALPDTRVLVLTMHQEDQYVLQAVRVGASGYLVKDSAAVELLAAVRNLHAGRGHFSPQAARALAEQLQHPERVLDDRYELLTAREREVFRLIAEGLTTKEIARQLAISTKTAENHRARVLTKIAVRNTAELVRYALRRGLLD is encoded by the coding sequence ATGCCGCCCATCCCGATCCGCGTCCTGCTTGTCGATGACCACACCCTGGTTCGCGAGAGCCTCGTGGGCATCCTGCAAAGCGACGGCGACATAGAGGTCATCGCGCAGGCCGCCGACGGCGTCGAAGCCGTTGACAAGGCGCTGGCCACGCGCCCGGACATCGTCGTCACCGACCTGTCGATGCCGCGCTTGAACGGCATCGAGGTGGTGCGTCGCTTGCGTCAGGCTCTGCCGGACACGCGCGTGCTGGTGCTGACCATGCACCAGGAGGATCAGTACGTGCTGCAGGCCGTGCGCGTCGGTGCCAGCGGTTATCTGGTCAAGGACAGCGCTGCGGTGGAGCTGCTCGCCGCGGTACGCAACCTGCACGCCGGGCGGGGGCATTTCAGCCCGCAAGCGGCGCGCGCGCTGGCCGAACAACTGCAGCACCCCGAGCGCGTGCTGGATGACCGCTATGAGCTCCTGACCGCACGCGAACGGGAGGTGTTCCGCCTGATTGCCGAGGGACTGACCACCAAGGAGATCGCGCGCCAGCTGGCGATCAGCACCAAGACCGCGGAAAACCACCGTGCCCGCGTGCTGACCAAGATTGCCGTGCGCAACACCGCCGAGCTGGTGCGCTACGCCTTGCGCCGGGGATTGCTTGATTAG
- a CDS encoding sensor histidine kinase, with protein sequence MRYQQLLQRLEANEREFHRLGRSVLRVQEDERRRLARDLHDGIGQNLTALKHRLAQIGDALPAELKALRASLDDAVTLCSDTLDDTRQLSRLLRPPILDDLGLEPALRWLARSLGEAAGIAIAVEIEPMPSLDGELQTLLFRITQEALNNVVKHAGAHSVLVHLVERGGRLQLQIVDDGCGFDPERAQAVGGIGLGGIRERLQLFNGQLELRSAAGHGTRLRALVPLDSR encoded by the coding sequence ATGCGATACCAGCAGCTGCTGCAACGACTCGAAGCGAACGAGCGTGAGTTCCACCGTCTGGGTCGCTCGGTGTTGCGCGTACAGGAAGATGAGCGGCGCCGCCTCGCGCGCGACCTGCATGACGGCATCGGCCAGAACCTGACCGCGCTCAAGCACCGCCTCGCGCAGATCGGCGATGCATTGCCGGCGGAACTCAAGGCGTTGCGCGCCAGCCTCGACGACGCGGTCACGCTGTGTTCCGACACCCTCGACGATACCCGTCAGCTCTCGCGCCTGCTGCGTCCGCCGATCCTCGACGACCTCGGTCTCGAACCGGCGCTGCGCTGGCTGGCGCGCAGCCTGGGCGAAGCCGCCGGCATCGCGATCGCGGTGGAGATCGAGCCAATGCCAAGCCTCGATGGCGAACTGCAAACGCTGCTGTTCCGCATCACCCAGGAAGCGCTCAACAACGTGGTCAAGCATGCCGGCGCACACAGCGTGCTGGTGCATCTGGTCGAGCGCGGTGGCCGCCTGCAGTTGCAAATCGTCGATGACGGCTGCGGCTTCGACCCGGAACGCGCGCAGGCTGTCGGCGGCATTGGCCTGGGCGGCATCCGCGAACGCCTGCAACTGTTCAACGGCCAGCTCGAATTGCGCTCCGCTGCCGGCCACGGCACCCGTCTGCGCGCGCTGGTGCCGCTCGACAGCCGCTGA
- a CDS encoding 2OG-Fe(II) oxygenase encodes MSMSTALNVPDDFIEVYPDALPAAQCAALVERFAASAKTRPGRVGGGVLPELKDSQDLALSDQADWHEAEAALNQAVFRGVLAYLRRYPHALIAPLMLEVPGPGGTRHRLTSERLQAMDDGALSSLVETVFRPGAINLQRYSAGRGGYPYWHCELYPRDPRADTLHRHLLWTIYLNDGFAEGETEFLYQQRKIVPRTGTLLLAPASFTHTHRGNRPQGGDKVIATSWVLFQRAEQLFGGA; translated from the coding sequence ATGTCCATGTCCACTGCTCTGAATGTCCCGGATGACTTCATCGAGGTGTATCCCGATGCATTGCCGGCGGCACAGTGTGCTGCGCTGGTCGAGCGTTTCGCCGCGAGTGCAAAGACCCGCCCGGGGCGGGTTGGCGGCGGCGTGCTACCCGAACTGAAGGACAGCCAGGACCTTGCCCTCAGCGACCAGGCCGACTGGCACGAGGCGGAAGCGGCGCTCAACCAGGCGGTGTTCCGCGGGGTACTTGCCTACCTGAGGCGATACCCGCATGCGCTGATCGCGCCGCTGATGCTTGAGGTTCCGGGCCCGGGCGGCACCCGCCACCGGCTGACGTCCGAACGCCTGCAGGCCATGGACGACGGTGCGCTGTCGTCACTGGTTGAGACGGTATTCCGGCCAGGGGCAATCAACCTGCAACGCTACAGCGCGGGACGCGGCGGCTATCCTTACTGGCATTGCGAGCTGTACCCGCGCGACCCGCGCGCCGACACGCTGCACCGCCACCTGCTGTGGACGATCTACCTCAATGACGGCTTTGCCGAGGGCGAGACCGAGTTTCTCTACCAGCAGCGCAAGATCGTGCCGCGCACCGGCACGCTGCTGCTGGCGCCGGCTTCGTTCACGCATACGCACCGCGGCAACCGCCCTCAGGGCGGCGACAAGGTCATCGCGACGAGCTGGGTGCTGTTCCAGCGCGCCGAGCAGCTGTTCGGCGGCGCCTGA
- a CDS encoding sulfite exporter TauE/SafE family protein: MDYGQFFIFVGVGLLAQLVDGALGMAYGLVSNSILLALGLPPAVASATVHTAEVLTTGVSGASHAWFGNVRWKLFWQLAIPGAIGGILGATFLASVPGEAIRPWVNAYLLILGTMVLLRAFGRRLTRHQVQHSGVLGFFAGLLDAIGGGGWGPLATSTLIARGGGVRSTIGSVNAAEFVVTVCVSATLVWHVGAGHWPIVLGLLTGGVIAAPFAAWLVRHLPEHVVMAAVGGLIVLISLGQLVQTLL, encoded by the coding sequence TTGGATTACGGACAGTTCTTCATCTTTGTCGGTGTCGGCTTGCTCGCCCAACTGGTCGATGGCGCGCTGGGCATGGCCTACGGACTGGTCTCCAACTCGATCCTGCTGGCGCTGGGCCTGCCGCCGGCGGTGGCCAGCGCCACCGTGCATACCGCCGAGGTGCTCACCACCGGCGTTTCCGGCGCATCGCACGCCTGGTTCGGCAACGTACGCTGGAAACTGTTCTGGCAACTGGCCATTCCCGGCGCGATCGGCGGCATCCTCGGCGCGACCTTCCTGGCCAGCGTGCCGGGTGAGGCGATCCGGCCATGGGTCAATGCCTACCTGCTGATCCTCGGCACGATGGTGCTGTTGCGCGCCTTCGGCAGGCGCTTGACCCGCCACCAGGTACAGCACAGCGGCGTGCTGGGTTTCTTCGCCGGGCTGCTCGACGCGATCGGCGGCGGCGGCTGGGGCCCGCTGGCCACCAGCACCCTGATCGCGCGCGGCGGCGGCGTGCGCAGCACGATCGGCTCGGTCAACGCGGCCGAGTTCGTGGTGACGGTCTGTGTCTCGGCCACCCTGGTCTGGCATGTCGGTGCCGGCCACTGGCCGATCGTGCTCGGCCTGCTTACCGGCGGCGTGATCGCCGCGCCGTTCGCCGCATGGCTGGTGCGCCACCTGCCCGAGCACGTCGTGATGGCCGCCGTGGGCGGCCTGATCGTGCTGATCAGCCTGGGCCAGCTGGTGCAGACGCTGCTGTAG
- the crp gene encoding cAMP-activated global transcriptional regulator CRP has product MIVAQLKYQLQQAFERSQAPLGFAPDPAAMERFLALCHRRRYPGKTAIIRPGDPANTLYYVVEGSLAVCTEDEQGRELILAYISRGQFIGEMGLFVEQAQRESMVRTRTPCEMAEVSYERLFQLMEGPLREECPKILFAIGSQLTNRLLRTSRQVSRMAFMDVTNRISRTLLDLCQEPDSMTHPDGTQIRISRQEVSRIVGCSREMVGRVLKQLEEQRMIDVSGKTIVVRGTR; this is encoded by the coding sequence ATGATCGTGGCGCAACTCAAGTACCAGCTCCAACAGGCTTTTGAACGCTCGCAGGCCCCGCTCGGCTTCGCACCCGACCCCGCCGCGATGGAACGTTTCCTGGCGCTGTGCCACCGCCGGCGCTACCCGGGCAAGACGGCGATCATCCGACCCGGCGACCCGGCCAACACCTTGTATTACGTGGTCGAGGGCTCGCTGGCGGTATGCACCGAGGACGAGCAGGGGCGCGAACTGATCCTTGCCTACATCAGCCGCGGCCAGTTCATCGGCGAGATGGGCCTGTTCGTGGAGCAGGCCCAGCGCGAGTCGATGGTGCGCACGCGCACCCCGTGCGAGATGGCCGAAGTCAGCTACGAGCGCCTGTTCCAGCTGATGGAAGGCCCGCTGCGCGAGGAATGCCCGAAGATCCTGTTCGCGATCGGCTCGCAGCTGACCAACCGCCTGCTGCGCACCTCGCGCCAGGTCAGCCGCATGGCTTTCATGGACGTCACCAACCGCATCTCGCGCACCTTGCTCGACCTGTGCCAGGAGCCGGATTCGATGACCCACCCGGACGGCACCCAGATCCGCATCTCGCGCCAGGAGGTGAGCCGCATCGTGGGCTGCTCGCGCGAAATGGTCGGCCGCGTGCTGAAGCAGCTGGAGGAGCAGCGCATGATCGACGTCTCCGGCAAGACCATCGTGGTGCGCGGCACGCGCTGA
- a CDS encoding FHA domain-containing protein has protein sequence MQARLTAFVPDSAAITRSLSPGERLRIGRGDDCDLLLAHPSISRLHAELVVSGDRWRLTDLRSKNGSFVEGAQVASTLLESSCWLRFGDVHCEFAALDAAAVEADARRWHERHGAAAAHTVRLDTIAHGGDPEAAPGQALLEASLRAVAELAGCSRGFLLIDEHDHYRVRAALALDPAQMVGREFAGSLGAVTRAIEQRRAVVFNDIGGDAWPGACASVVQGGLRTLVCLPLLDDDRVLGAIYADRREAGPPLTTLDLELLEAFADRTALWLSAHRASDALAPRSPVPVDWDRILAGPVVQSG, from the coding sequence ATGCAGGCACGGCTGACCGCATTTGTCCCCGACAGCGCCGCTATCACCCGCTCCCTGAGCCCAGGTGAACGGCTACGGATCGGCCGTGGCGACGACTGCGATCTGTTGCTGGCGCACCCCTCGATATCGCGCCTCCACGCCGAACTCGTCGTCAGCGGCGACCGCTGGCGCCTGACCGACCTGCGCAGCAAGAACGGCAGCTTCGTCGAAGGCGCCCAGGTCGCCTCCACGCTGCTCGAATCCTCCTGCTGGCTGCGCTTCGGCGACGTGCACTGCGAATTCGCGGCGCTCGACGCTGCCGCGGTGGAAGCCGATGCCCGGCGCTGGCACGAGCGCCACGGCGCCGCTGCCGCCCATACCGTCCGACTCGACACGATCGCCCATGGCGGCGACCCGGAAGCCGCTCCCGGCCAGGCACTGCTCGAAGCCAGCCTGCGCGCGGTGGCCGAGCTCGCCGGCTGCAGCCGCGGCTTCCTGCTGATCGACGAGCACGATCACTACCGCGTCCGTGCGGCGCTCGCGCTCGACCCGGCGCAGATGGTCGGACGCGAATTCGCCGGCAGCCTCGGGGCGGTCACCCGCGCCATCGAACAGCGCCGCGCGGTCGTGTTCAACGACATCGGCGGCGACGCATGGCCCGGCGCGTGCGCCTCGGTAGTCCAGGGCGGGTTGCGCACGCTGGTGTGCCTGCCGCTGCTCGACGATGATCGCGTACTCGGCGCGATCTATGCCGACCGGCGCGAAGCGGGGCCGCCGCTGACCACACTCGACCTGGAGCTGCTGGAAGCGTTCGCCGACCGCACCGCCCTGTGGCTCAGCGCACACCGCGCGAGCGACGCTCTGGCCCCGCGTTCGCCGGTGCCGGTCGACTGGGACCGCATCCTCGCCGGACCGGTGGTGCAGAGCGGATGA
- a CDS encoding HAD family hydrolase, whose product MPEQEALAPADAALPRVVLFDFDGVLIRGDAFYLFMRERYRRSWGRRLLALLSTPLLLLQLPFSRRLPMRLLVRIALLGLGEQGYRVAANAFAATLARRPKQFCRDGLQALRRHQAQGDRVIVVTGCEHTLVSGVLQQLGLTNLEIVASQLRPGWLGMRPRWHNVGRRKVQSLARHGLSEWHVAYGDSMYDAAMLKLAAEAVLVNGTPALCKKVEKALGRAVTRVEWF is encoded by the coding sequence ATGCCGGAACAGGAAGCGCTGGCGCCGGCGGACGCGGCATTGCCGCGCGTGGTGCTGTTCGATTTCGACGGCGTGCTGATCCGCGGCGATGCGTTCTACCTGTTCATGCGCGAGCGCTACCGCCGCTCGTGGGGGCGTCGCCTGCTGGCGTTGCTGAGCACGCCGCTGCTGCTGTTGCAGCTGCCGTTCTCGCGTCGCCTGCCGATGCGCCTGCTGGTGCGCATCGCGCTGCTGGGGCTGGGCGAGCAGGGTTACCGGGTGGCCGCGAATGCATTCGCGGCCACCCTGGCGCGGCGGCCGAAGCAGTTCTGCCGCGACGGCCTGCAGGCGTTGCGCCGGCACCAGGCACAGGGCGACCGGGTGATCGTGGTGACCGGCTGCGAGCACACCCTGGTCAGCGGGGTCCTGCAGCAGCTGGGCCTGACCAATCTGGAAATCGTCGCCTCGCAGCTGCGCCCCGGCTGGCTCGGCATGCGGCCGCGGTGGCACAACGTGGGCCGGCGCAAGGTGCAGTCGCTGGCCCGGCACGGACTCAGCGAGTGGCATGTGGCGTACGGCGACTCCATGTACGACGCGGCGATGCTGAAGCTGGCGGCCGAGGCGGTGCTGGTCAACGGCACGCCTGCGCTGTGCAAGAAAGTCGAGAAGGCGCTGGGCCGCGCGGTCACCCGCGTCGAGTGGTTCTGA